From Peromyscus maniculatus bairdii isolate BWxNUB_F1_BW_parent chromosome 8, HU_Pman_BW_mat_3.1, whole genome shotgun sequence, a single genomic window includes:
- the LOC121831355 gene encoding olfactory receptor-like protein I9, with protein MTRRNQTVVSQFLLLGLPILPEHQNLFYALFLAMYLTTVLGNLIIIILILLDSHLHTPMYLFLSNLSFADLCFSSVTMPKLLQNMQSQVPSIPYAGCLAQIYFFLFFGDLGNFLLVAMAYDRYVAICFPLHYTSIMSPKLCVSLVLLSWVLTTFHAMLHTLLMARVSFCEDSVIPHFFCDMSTLLKLACSSTHDNELAIFILGGPIVVLPFLLIIVSYAKVVSFIFKVPSSQGIRKAFSTCGSHLTVVSLFYGPVIGLYLCPSANNSTVKEMVISLMYTVVTPMLNPFIYSLRNRDVKGAVERVVCKKQISSFL; from the coding sequence ATGACTAGAAGGAACCAAACTGTtgtctcccagttcctcctcctggGCCTGCCTATCCTCCCAGAGCACCAGAACCTGTTCTATGCCCTGTTTCTGGCCATGTACCTCACCACTGTCCTGGGgaacctcatcatcatcatcctcattctACTGGactcccatctccacacacccatgtacttgtTTCTTAGCAACCTGTCCTTCGCtgacctctgcttctcctctgtcaCAATGCCCAAATTGCTACAGAACATGCAGAGCCAAGTTCCCTCCATCCCCTATGCAGGCTGCCTGGCACAAATatacttctttctgttttttggagaccttgggaaCTTCCTCCTTgtggccatggcctatgaccgctatgtggccatctgcttcCCCCTTCATTACACCAGCATCATGAGTCCTAAGCTCTGTGTGAGTCTGGTGTTGCTCTCCTGGGTGCTGACCACATTCCATGCCATGCTGCACACCCTGCTCATGGCCAGAGTTTCTTTCTGTGAGGACAGCGTGATTCCCCACTTTTTCTGTGATATGTCTACTCTGCTGAAACTGGCTTGTTCTAGCACTCATGACAATGAATTGGCAATATTTATCTTGGGAGGCCCTATAGTTGTACTCCCTTTCCTTCTCATTATTGTTTCCTATGCAAAAGTTGTCTCCTTCATCTTCAAGGTCCCTTCTTCTCAAGGTATCCGTAAAGCCTTTTCTACCTGTGGCTCCCACCTGACTGTAGTGTCACTATTTTATGGGCCAGTCATTGGTCTCTACTTATGCCCTTCTGCTAATAACTCTACTGTGAAGGAGATGGTTATATCTTTGATGTACACAGTGGTAACTCCCATGCTGAACCCCttcatctacagcctgaggaacagaGATGTGAAGGGAGCAGTAGAAAGAGTAGTTTGTAAAAAGCAAATTTCTTCATTCCTGTGA